The stretch of DNA CCGAACGGCACTTGATCGTGGAATGAATTACGTCGACACCGCGGCCTACTATGGTCGTGGGATGAGCGAATGTTTACTCGGCCAAGTGCTTCCCGACATTCCGCGAGACTCTTATGTCATCAGCACAAAGTTGGGGCGTTTTGCGCCAACGCACTTCGACTTTAGCGCTAAGCGAGTAGCCGAGAGTGTGGATCTTTCGTTGCAGCGAATGCAGCTCGACCATCTCGACATGGTGTTCTGTCACGACATCGAGTTCGTTGACTTGGATTTAATCATCAATGAAACGTTGCCCGCCCTTCGCAAGGAAGTCGAGAAAGGCAAGGTTCTTTACATCGGTGTGAGCGGTTACCCGATGAAGATATTTACTGAATCAATCAAACGCAGCGATCTAGATGTTGTGCTGACCTACAACCACTACACTCTTCAGAACGACATGGCACTTTCACTGGTTGAGCCATGCAAAGAACACAATGTCGGCTTAATTAACGCAGCCCCGTTTTCAGCGAGACTGTTGACCAACGCGACGTTACCGGAGTGGCACAAGTCAACGCCCGAAGTTCGGGAGTGCGCTGCGAAGGCTGCGAAGCATTGTGCCGAAGCGGGTTCCGACATCGCAAAGTTAGCGCTGCAGTACAGTGTTGCAAACGAAGACTTTGCTAGTTGCGTCACCGGTTCGGCAAACCCTGATCGCGTTTCGCAGTGGTGCGATTGGATCGACGAACCACTCGATGAGAAACTGGTCGCCGAAATAAAAGAGATCCTCGCCCCTATTCATAATTGGGTGTATGTCGAGGGTCGACCTGAAAACAATGATTCATAATTAGCAATCGGTGCACTGCCATTCTTGCGCGCTCATTGAATTGCCTCCCTACCTTATAACCTCTTGAACAATCTCCCATGAAATCCTGCATCACCATTAGTCTCGTAGAAGAAGCCCGTGGCGGGCCGTTTGTACTATGGGATGGACTCGAAGCATCCGTCAATTATGCGGCCGAGTTGGGTTACGATGCAGTCGAGATTTTTGCGCCAGGGGTGGAAGCTATCGACGCCGACTCACTCGGCAAACTATTGGACAAGACTGGGTTAAAGTTGGCCGCTCTCGGGACTGGCGCAGGATGGGTCAAGCACAAGTTGCAACTGGCGGACGCGGACGCAGGTCGACGCGAACAGGCAAGGTCGTTTGTGCGATCGATCATTGATTGCGCAGGAGCATTTGGTGCAGCAGCGATTATTGGTTCAATGCAGGGACCTAGCGGTCATACCGGCGACGCCGAAACCGCGAGAGGATACTTGGCCGAGGCACTTGAGGATGGGGGTGCCCATGCGGCGCAGTACAAAGTCCCGTTAATCTACGAACCGCTCAATCGCTATGAGACAAAGCAGTGTTGCACGGTCGCCGACGGGGTCGCACTGCTTGAATCGCTATCCACCGATAACGTGCGACTGCTGTGTGACTTGTTCCACATGAACATTGAAGAAACAGACATTGCCCAAGCACTCCTTAGCGGCGGGAAGTGGGTGGGACACATTCACTTTGTCGATAGCAATCGTCGTCCGGTGGGACTTGGTCACATGAACTACACACCGATCATCGCAGCCCTGCGGGAGATCGGTTACGACGGCTATTTGTGTGCCGAAGCATTCCCCTACCCTGATCCGCACGAGGCCGCACGTCAGACCAAACGCGCCTTCGACTATTGGACACAGTCGTAGAAGCATCAGTGAACGGTTTGAAACCACTTTCCTGCCGCTGCGAAGCTCTACGTCGCCTTCGGCTTAGTGCATCTGCGCGGTGAAAGCAAAAAGACGTGGCTAGCGAACGGTGGCTAAGAAGCTTTGCGAACGAGGACTTCACGGATGCGAAGCCCAAACTTATCGCCAATCTTGACGGTTTCGCCGGTCGCGATTGATTTTCCACCGGCCTCTAATACCAGCGGTTCATCGCAATGGTTGTCAAAGGTCAACATGGATCCCGGCACCAGATCGACGATTCGGTTTAGCGGCACGTTTTTGCGAGCCAAGGTGACGCTGACCACTGTCTCGATAGTCAAAACAGCCTTTGAGTAGCCACTGAAGGTGCCCTCGGTCCCTTGCGAAGGACTAGTCATTGAGTCGGCTCCTTGGGGTAGGTGTCAGTGGTTAGCAGGGGGTGGTACAGAAAACGAAACGCCTCGGTGTGGCGTGCCGAGATAAGCGCAGCAGGCACCGGAGTGCTTTAGGTATCGGCCAGACAAGCCCGTAAAGATTGCCCAGAGTCCGCTAAACTCATGGAAAAACTCACTCATCACGCTAATTTTCGATGCTTTCCCCCCGCCAGGGGGTGTGGAGTAGCGTGGGCCGTAGATACATTGGGCGAGGTCAGAAGTGAGTTCCCTTCCCCCGCCGCTCCTTTGAAGGAACCGGTGGAGTAAGGCGAGATCTCGTTTCTGCTCACCGTTTTTTCAACCACTGATCTTTGAAAAAGAAAGCTGCGCGATGTGCTTACTGGCTGTTCAATACCGCCTGGTTCCCGAGAGTCCGATTTTGGTCGCAGCCAATCGTGAAGAATACGTCGACCGACCGAGTCTCTCGCCTTCGATTCAATCTGGCAAACCAAGGGTATTATGCGGTGTTGACCAAAAGGGTGGGGGAACTTGGCTTGGAGTCAACCAGAATGGGTTGTTTGTCGGCTTATGCAATCGTGCGACGACGATGCCATTATTCGGGCAGCGTTCACGAGGCCTGTTGGCACTAGACCTGCTTCGATGCACCTCAGCGGTTCGTGCGCTTGAAAAGGCAGAAACCGAGTTCGCTAAGACTCGTTACGAAGGCTGCAATATCATTGTCGCCGATGCGAAGAATGGCTACGCGATTCACGCTGATGAACGCCAAGAAGTGGTAGAGCTAAAAGACGGGCTCAACATCATCGGATCACGAAACCTGAACGATCCCGACGACCAACGCGTTCAGATGGCTCGCCGATTGCTAACGCTTCAGACCCTTGATTCGCCGGTGAAGTTCTTGGCTGTCGCCAGCAAAGTTTTTGCTCGCAGTCCGGTTGGTCCAGGCCGTCCCAGCATGGTGGTACGCCACGGCGATTACGCCACCGTCAGCAGTACGTTGATTGCTTTGGGCGTAAAACCTCGCGATGCAATTTATCAGTTCAGCAACGGCGCACCCGACCAATCCAAGTACGAGGACTTCTCGCCGATGTTGCGAGATATCCTTAGTCGGGGACTGCGTGAAGCTCGAACCAAGGCAAAGGCTCAAAGCTAGAGTTCGATCACCAATCAAAGCGGCAGGATTCCAGTGCACTTTCGCGTGAACGATTCCTGCCGCGTTGTCATTCAGCTTTGTCATGAAGGAACTCACAGGCGATGGTAGCTGCATCTTCACTTTCTGCATTGAAAGGCGCGTCCTGCCTCGTAACCGGCGGCGCGGGTTTCATTGGCTCGCACCTTGTTGATACGTTGCTCGCTGCTGGTGCAAGCGTTCGTGTACTTGATAATTTCAGTACCGGATATGAACAGAACCTTGTCCACTTGGCAGGCAAGTCCGAGGTGAGTGTCCTTCATGGTGATGCGGCTGATCGCGATACCGTGAAAGATGCAGTCGCCGGCATCGACTTTATCTTTCACCATTCGGCGATGGCCAGCGTTCCGCGTAGCATGCGTGAACCTTTACTGTGTCACGATTGGTGCGCCACCAGTACCGTGAATCTGCTTGCCGAGGCATCTGCTGCGAACGTCAAGCGACTCGTGCTTGCTTCCACCAGCGCAGCGTACGGCGATTCCTCGTTTGTGTCGAAACGTGAAACGGATCCTACGATTCCGCTTTCCCCCTATGCAGCGTCCAAGTTGGCGGCTGAGGGTTATTGCCGTGCGTTCAATACTGGCTTTGGGCTCGAAACGGTCGTGCTGCGATATTTCAACGTATTCGGTCCGCGTCAGGATCCCCAAAGTGAATACAGCGCCGTGATTCCTCGGTTCGTTTCGATGATTCTTTCTGGTGATCGTCCAGTGATCTACGGTGATGGGGAACAATCTCGCGACTTTGTCTATGTCACGGATGTTGCTCGCGCGAACATGTTGGCGGCAACGCAGCCCAAGGCGGCCGGCATGACATTCAACATCGGCCGCGGGCAGCGAACGTCGCTGTTAGAGCTGCTTTCCACACTTCGCACGTTACTCGGTCAAGACATTGAACCGATCCACGAACCACCGCGGGCGGGCGACGTTCGTGATTCGCTTGCCGACGTCAGCGAAGCCAGGAATCACCTTGGATTTGATGCTGAGGTCTCGATAGCCCAAGGACTCAAGCAAAGCATTGAGTACTACCGAACGGTTGCAACGATGGCTACCTCTTAGCAATCGCTGGACTCAGCGAATGGTCGGCATCCACGCTTTGCTGCCGATGCCCAAGTAAACCAACGATCCATCGCGGCTGAATACCAGCTTCAGTTCTTGATAGCGGATTAGGTTGGCATCCGTTAAACGTTCCGCTTCCGAATTTTCCAATGTGGGAATTTCGTAAGGGAGTAAAGGTCTCGCCTCGTCGGGCACGCCATACCGATCAAGCAGCCATGCGATCGTAACGACCTTCGAGTATGCCGGGCTTTGACGAAGAGTGACTGTTTTCCCATTGAACTCAACTTCGTAACCTTCCTCTGCCACCGCGATCGCATCTGCGACGTGACGCGGTCGAGGTGAACTACCATCCGCATCGAGAACGACTTGCTGATCCATGCCAGCCAAATCGCTCATCAAGCCCGAGTGAACGTTCTCTTTCCGCATCAATCGGATCCAGGCAACCTCGGTGTTCGACCCGTCACTATCAAAGTGGACGGCCAAGGGATATCCGACCAGCAAGTGTTCATCATCGCGACGGACAAAAAAGTCGCGGACTGCGTGGCCCGCTAGGTTAGGTGGATCCTTCACAAAGCCGCTCAATCGAATGTGCCCATCCGATCGAAGCACGTTTCCTCGAAGGTGATTGGAACTGGACTGATCGATTGTGCTGGTGATCGGTTCATCGGTACCAATACCTTGATTGTCAATTTGGAAGTCGCTCAGTTCATAACGGCCGGTCCACGAAGGGCCGGTTGCGTTACAAGCGACAAAGTCACCAGCTTGGCTGAATCGGATTCCAAGGGTAGCAATGTCATCGTCACCTGCGGATTCGTAGGCGACCCATTGACCGATGATCTGGTCTTGCGAGATCACTGTGTTCGAATTGCTCCAAATGACGAACACGAGAGCAAGCAATGCGATCAACCCACACGCGATTCCAATCCTGGCTTGAGGCCGGGCGAGGAAACGTTTGAGGCGAGTCCACTTTGATGCCTTGACCATGAACGCCGCTGGAACGTTATCACTGTCTTGCGGCTGAGTTTGAGTTGCTTTGGCAAACCCCAAGCTCTGGTCGGGTTGCGTGGTGTCTCCACTATGCTTGTCCGTCAATCGAAGCCAGTTCGTTAGGCAAGCCTGAAGAATCAACAAGCGATGAACCGATTGCCATTGATTCGAATCTCGTATCTGCAGTTCCGCAGTGTGGGGAAGACGCTGGCGGGCAGCCAATAAAATCAACTCGTTCAGTTGGTATGCAGATTCACGCGAACCGGGCACATTACGAACAAAGTACTCGGGCACAAAGGTGCCTGGTGGATGCGGCAGTACGGTTTTGCTTTCTTTGTCAAACAGCCCGATATCGGATGCACGGTACCATGGACCATCGGGACCGGCACCGATGACGTCGCCCCAGTTCACAACCCCGGCAAGCGCCGCTTCACGCAGCTCGACGCCGGTGAATGGGCCAATCGCCGTCTCTTCGATAAGGATGTAAAGCTGATGCACGATGAAGAAAAAAGGTAAAAATGGAAACGGACTGAACGCTTGCCCATGCTGCGGGCTATAGAATCATGCGAGTCGTTGCTTAAAACAATTTAGGTGATCACGGCATCGAAGTGTTCGCAGTACTCGTACGGATACCTGAGTTTTGCAAGTCAGTGATACGTTTGCACGAGTGCATCTTCC from Rubripirellula amarantea encodes:
- a CDS encoding aldo/keto reductase, whose amino-acid sequence is MQKRHLRGTDIELSLLGFGASSIGAEFRKIDIQEAFRSVRTALDRGMNYVDTAAYYGRGMSECLLGQVLPDIPRDSYVISTKLGRFAPTHFDFSAKRVAESVDLSLQRMQLDHLDMVFCHDIEFVDLDLIINETLPALRKEVEKGKVLYIGVSGYPMKIFTESIKRSDLDVVLTYNHYTLQNDMALSLVEPCKEHNVGLINAAPFSARLLTNATLPEWHKSTPEVRECAAKAAKHCAEAGSDIAKLALQYSVANEDFASCVTGSANPDRVSQWCDWIDEPLDEKLVAEIKEILAPIHNWVYVEGRPENNDS
- a CDS encoding sugar phosphate isomerase/epimerase family protein; amino-acid sequence: MKSCITISLVEEARGGPFVLWDGLEASVNYAAELGYDAVEIFAPGVEAIDADSLGKLLDKTGLKLAALGTGAGWVKHKLQLADADAGRREQARSFVRSIIDCAGAFGAAAIIGSMQGPSGHTGDAETARGYLAEALEDGGAHAAQYKVPLIYEPLNRYETKQCCTVADGVALLESLSTDNVRLLCDLFHMNIEETDIAQALLSGGKWVGHIHFVDSNRRPVGLGHMNYTPIIAALREIGYDGYLCAEAFPYPDPHEAARQTKRAFDYWTQS
- a CDS encoding FliM/FliN family flagellar motor switch protein, which gives rise to MTSPSQGTEGTFSGYSKAVLTIETVVSVTLARKNVPLNRIVDLVPGSMLTFDNHCDEPLVLEAGGKSIATGETVKIGDKFGLRIREVLVRKAS
- a CDS encoding NRDE family protein; this encodes MCLLAVQYRLVPESPILVAANREEYVDRPSLSPSIQSGKPRVLCGVDQKGGGTWLGVNQNGLFVGLCNRATTMPLFGQRSRGLLALDLLRCTSAVRALEKAETEFAKTRYEGCNIIVADAKNGYAIHADERQEVVELKDGLNIIGSRNLNDPDDQRVQMARRLLTLQTLDSPVKFLAVASKVFARSPVGPGRPSMVVRHGDYATVSSTLIALGVKPRDAIYQFSNGAPDQSKYEDFSPMLRDILSRGLREARTKAKAQS
- a CDS encoding SDR family oxidoreductase, whose translation is MVAASSLSALKGASCLVTGGAGFIGSHLVDTLLAAGASVRVLDNFSTGYEQNLVHLAGKSEVSVLHGDAADRDTVKDAVAGIDFIFHHSAMASVPRSMREPLLCHDWCATSTVNLLAEASAANVKRLVLASTSAAYGDSSFVSKRETDPTIPLSPYAASKLAAEGYCRAFNTGFGLETVVLRYFNVFGPRQDPQSEYSAVIPRFVSMILSGDRPVIYGDGEQSRDFVYVTDVARANMLAATQPKAAGMTFNIGRGQRTSLLELLSTLRTLLGQDIEPIHEPPRAGDVRDSLADVSEARNHLGFDAEVSIAQGLKQSIEYYRTVATMATS